The nucleotide sequence AATGATTGAGAGATTAAATTCCTTTTTAATTTTTAAGATTCACTCGATGGTTTTTTCTTTGATCTTAATATCTAGAGCGGAAAAAGGTTCATCCATTAAAATAAGTTGTGAATTTTTAATAATAGCCTTTGTGATTAAGACACGTTGTTTTTGTCCACCTGAAATATTTTGTGCTTTATGTTTTAAAATCTCTGTAATCTCTACTTTCTCAGCGATGCATTTTAAGTCTCTATTAAAGAAATTTTTTATTCTACATTGGAAAATTAGTTCTTTTAGTGCAAATTTTGGTTTGTTGAATAATAAATAAAAAAAGAGTTTAAAATAAAGTTTTACAAAAATTTTTTTCTCTTTTTTATCAATTAAATTATCTTTGTATTTTTTAAAACATATGCATAGATTTTTACTTTTAATTTGATGTTTGATAAAAAAGTCTTCTAAGAAAAATATGCGATTTTGTTTTTTTCATACGAAAGAGTTTTTAGCGCTTAGATAAATATTATGAAAAACGCTTATTTCATCATATAAAAAATTTTCTTGAAAAATAAAGCCGATTTCAGCAGTGCTCATATTATTAAATAAAGTAACTTCTGTTTTATTCGTTTTTTCAATA is from Mycoplasmopsis mustelae and encodes:
- a CDS encoding ATP-binding cassette domain-containing protein; this translates as MIDIAVIKNLVFKKNEKEILNIPQLNIPKNKIISLVGPSGAGKTTLLNILAGIEKTNKTEVTLFNNMSTAEIGFIFQENFLYDEISVFHNIYLSAKNSFVWKKQNRIFFLEDFFIKHQIKSKNLCICFKKYKDNLIDKKEKKIFVKLYFKLFFYLLFNKPKFALKELIFQCRIKNFFNRDLKCIAEKVEITEILKHKAQNISGGQKQRVLITKAIIKNSQLILMDEPFSALDIKIKEKTIEWILKIKKEFNLSIILVTHDQNDALKISDYILVMREGKIEQFDTKDNILENPATYFVANFFCSPRLNVLEETEEYKKFIKPRDITIKPTNKTTSWKIIKKDNVADVTIYKISNGTTYYITVNINNKMNVGDYVDLEINSEKVLKFKNEEIENQYQ